DNA from Natrarchaeobius halalkaliphilus:
CCGCGAGTATCTCAAGAAAAGCGACACTGACTATGATGTCGTCACGTGCGTGAAAAACGAGAGTTCGACTGGAGTCCGGAATCCTGTCGAGGAGATCGGCGACGTAGTTGCCGAGTACCCGGACACCTCCTTCGTCGTCGACGCCGTCTCGTCGCTAGGGGGCGATTACGTTGACATTGACGAGCACAACATCGACGTCATCTTCACCTCCGTACAGAAAGCCTTCGCCATGCCGCCTGGTCTGGGCGTCTGTGTCGTCAGTCAGGATGCCTACGAGGCCGAACTCGAGGCAGACTCAGCCTCTTGGTACGGTGGTTTCCAGCGTACGCTCGATTACTACGATCGGAAGGGCCAGACCCATTCCACCCCCGCTATCTCGATCATGCTTGCCTACCGAAAGCAGATGAAACACATGCTTAGGGAAGGCCACGACGCACGAGATCAACGCCACCGCGAGATGGCCGAGTACACCCGCGAGTGGGCACACGAACACTTTGAGATGTTTCCCGAAGAGGGCTATGAGTCCCAGACGGTGAGCTGTATCGAAAACACTAGGGGTATCGATGTCGCCAGCACCATTGACGCCGTGAGCGAAGAGTACGACATGGTCTTCTCGAACGGCTACGGTTCCACTCTTGGCGAAAAGACGTTCCGAATCGGTCACATGGGCGAACACGATCTCGAGAGCATCAAAGAACTCACTGACGCGATCGAAGACGTTGCAGGGTTGTGAATTGAGCGAACGGCTGATCGTGTGACGATGAGTTTTGAGTGAGAATACATGTTGTTTTTTAACTTCGTACTCGATGAGATGCTACACTATTGCTAACCTAGCGGCGAAAACTTCCCCTACTGGGGAAATACTTATTTCACCAGGCAATCGTGATAAGCTCACGATGGCAAAAATATCATCGGAAACGGAGTTCACTGTGTACGACCTCCGCGTCGAATGTGTCGAGATAAATGGCGACGCAGAAGGCAGTTACGATGTTGGAGACTATTTCGAAGTTCACGGCGAAAATCTTGTTTTTCCGGAAAAACAGACGTTCCCAATATACGCGCTCTCAGCACTCATTCCCCTCTTACCGGCAAAGCAGCGCGAAAGCGATTCGAACGATTGGATGTCGACTCCTGTGAAAGTGACTGATCCAGATCCGGACGTGGACGGCACTTTCGAAATCAGCCGAATCGGAGAACGGACTGTCACTCCGAAAAGTGCATCTGATGGGGAGTAGCGACATGTACAAAGAAAGTATCGCGCTTGGGCTATAGTTGCCACTGCAAGTCAATGTACACCTGACCGCACGAATTATGACCGGTCAGTACACAAATCGCTTAGTTATTACTATAGACTATAGCAGTTAGGTGTAAAAACGGATATAAAGCTTGACTCTTAGTTCGTGGAATAAGCGTACTGTTCAATTTCGATAGTCC
Protein-coding regions in this window:
- a CDS encoding pyridoxal-phosphate-dependent aminotransferase family protein: MTKKSEYKFNYPNKKLYIPGPTEVRDDVIEAMCEPMFGHRMDQMTDLYTTIVEDTKEFLDTDNDIIILTGSGTEFMESSILNLVDEDVLVTTCGSFSERQTNVAERLGKTVDTLEYEWGQAVKPEDVREYLKKSDTDYDVVTCVKNESSTGVRNPVEEIGDVVAEYPDTSFVVDAVSSLGGDYVDIDEHNIDVIFTSVQKAFAMPPGLGVCVVSQDAYEAELEADSASWYGGFQRTLDYYDRKGQTHSTPAISIMLAYRKQMKHMLREGHDARDQRHREMAEYTREWAHEHFEMFPEEGYESQTVSCIENTRGIDVASTIDAVSEEYDMVFSNGYGSTLGEKTFRIGHMGEHDLESIKELTDAIEDVAGL
- a CDS encoding TIGR04076 family protein, whose amino-acid sequence is MAKISSETEFTVYDLRVECVEINGDAEGSYDVGDYFEVHGENLVFPEKQTFPIYALSALIPLLPAKQRESDSNDWMSTPVKVTDPDPDVDGTFEISRIGERTVTPKSASDGE